Proteins from a single region of Chromobacterium sp. ATCC 53434:
- the cheD gene encoding chemoreceptor glutamine deamidase CheD: protein MSDAGMPNSHQYFDKHFQMTAVKVFPGEFHATDQPRLLVTLLGSCVAVCLSDRLSGVAGMNHFLLPEGSLDLGSGASAARFGVNAMELLITDMQKLGAMRHRLEAKIFGAGNVLDGMTVVNVGERNTHFIRGYLANEQIPVLAEDLLGDCARKVYFFTNTGKVLIKKLKRSSGAIKEEMPYRGRILEQNEGAKTGDIDLFI, encoded by the coding sequence ATGAGCGATGCAGGCATGCCGAACAGCCACCAGTATTTCGACAAGCATTTCCAGATGACGGCGGTCAAGGTGTTTCCCGGCGAGTTCCACGCGACTGATCAGCCACGCTTGTTGGTGACGCTGCTGGGTTCGTGCGTGGCGGTCTGCCTGAGCGACCGGCTGTCCGGCGTGGCCGGCATGAATCATTTCCTGCTGCCGGAAGGCTCGCTCGACCTGGGCTCCGGCGCTTCCGCCGCCCGCTTTGGCGTCAACGCGATGGAGTTGCTGATCACCGACATGCAGAAGCTCGGCGCGATGCGGCATAGACTGGAGGCCAAGATCTTCGGCGCCGGCAATGTGCTGGACGGCATGACGGTGGTCAACGTTGGCGAGCGCAACACCCACTTCATTCGCGGCTATCTGGCCAACGAACAGATTCCCGTCCTGGCCGAGGACCTGTTGGGCGATTGCGCGCGCAAGGTCTATTTTTTCACCAACACCGGCAAGGTGCTGATCAAGAAGCTCAAGCGCAGCAGCGGCGCGATCAAGGAGGAGATGCCTTATCGCGGCCGCATCCTGGAGCAGAACGAGGGCGCCAAGACCGGTGATATCGATTTGTTTATTTAG
- the fdxA gene encoding ferredoxin FdxA, producing the protein MTYVVTDACIKCKYTDCVEVCPVDCFREGPNFLVIDPDECIDCSLCVPECPIGAIYSEDDVPKGQEGFLELNAELAKNWPSIVERVDPLPDHADWAEVKDKLKYLER; encoded by the coding sequence ATGACGTACGTTGTAACCGATGCCTGTATCAAATGCAAATACACCGACTGCGTGGAAGTCTGCCCGGTGGATTGCTTCCGGGAAGGCCCGAACTTCCTGGTGATAGACCCGGACGAGTGCATAGACTGCTCCTTGTGCGTGCCGGAATGCCCGATAGGCGCCATCTATTCCGAAGACGACGTGCCCAAGGGACAGGAAGGCTTCCTCGAGCTCAACGCCGAGTTGGCGAAGAACTGGCCCAGCATCGTCGAGCGCGTTGATCCGCTGCCGGACCACGCCGACTGGGCCGAGGTCAAGGACAAGCTGAAGTATCTGGAGCGCTAG
- the gluQRS gene encoding tRNA glutamyl-Q(34) synthetase GluQRS, translating to MSYPSYRGRFAPSPTGLLHAGSLSTAVGSYLEARSRGGQWLLRMEDLDPPREVPGAAADILRTLEAFGFEWDGEVVYQSRRHPLYREALNRLIDAGHAYGCCCTRKEIAERARRGLDGHVYPGTCRNGCPDGRAGRAWRLRVGEGERVLRDRLQGEYGQNLARDIGDFVLLRADGFWAYQLAVVVDDAEQGVTDIVRGADLLVSTPRQLAVYDALGREAPGYCHLPVLTNAAGEKLSKQTLAPAIGVDDAARCLRGALARLGHAPPAECGDLAELWRWAVANWSLSRVPRGPLLAASD from the coding sequence ATGTCTTATCCCTCGTACCGGGGCCGTTTCGCGCCCAGTCCCACCGGCCTGTTGCACGCAGGCTCGCTCAGCACCGCCGTCGGCAGCTATCTGGAAGCGCGCAGCCGCGGGGGCCAGTGGCTGCTGCGGATGGAGGACCTGGATCCGCCGCGCGAAGTGCCCGGCGCAGCCGCCGACATCCTGCGCACGCTGGAGGCCTTCGGCTTCGAGTGGGATGGCGAGGTGGTTTACCAGAGCCGGCGCCATCCACTGTACCGCGAAGCGTTGAACCGTTTGATCGATGCCGGCCATGCCTATGGCTGTTGCTGCACCCGCAAGGAGATCGCCGAGCGCGCTCGGCGCGGGCTGGACGGCCATGTCTATCCGGGAACCTGCCGCAACGGCTGCCCGGATGGCCGCGCAGGCCGGGCCTGGCGCTTGCGGGTCGGGGAGGGGGAGCGCGTGCTGCGCGACCGGCTGCAGGGCGAGTATGGCCAGAACCTGGCGCGCGACATCGGCGATTTCGTGCTGCTGCGCGCCGACGGCTTCTGGGCCTATCAGCTGGCGGTGGTGGTCGACGACGCCGAGCAGGGCGTCACCGACATCGTCCGCGGCGCCGACCTTCTGGTGTCGACGCCGAGGCAGCTCGCCGTCTACGACGCGCTGGGCCGGGAAGCGCCGGGCTATTGCCATCTGCCGGTGCTGACCAATGCCGCCGGCGAAAAACTGTCCAAGCAGACGCTGGCGCCGGCGATAGGCGTAGACGACGCCGCGCGCTGCCTGCGCGGCGCGCTGGCGCGGCTGGGGCACGCGCCGCCGGCCGAGTGCGGCGATCTGGCCGAGCTGTGGCGCTGGGCCGTCGCCAACTGGTCGCTGTCCCGCGTGCCGCGCGGTCCGCTGCTGGCGGCGTCCGATTGA
- a CDS encoding amino acid permease translates to MCTALVVGNMIGSGVFLLPASLAPFGGVSMLGWLLTSGGAICLALVFARLSAILPREGGPYAYIHAGFGDFAGFWIAWGYWIALWAGNAALAVAATSYMQVFFPALGHDEPLAGAVAIGLIWIVTWINSRGARSSGMVAVVTTLLKLLPLAAVTFIGFFHFQPDNLAFNPHHKPLLSSLSATMALTLWAFLGLESASVPAGDVVEPEKTIPRATVIGTLLATVLYILSTVSLMGLMPADVLAASQAPFADAARLMWGDWGYWAVGFGAVVSCFGALNGWSLMQAHVPAAAAKDGLFPSRFGQRNAAGVPIFGLLLSSGLVTVLMAMKYAGGDSGVKIFEFIILLATATTLLPYAFCSMALIAIMLMRGKEFSARDFVAPGFFAGIGFVYSLWALYGSGADIVMWGMLLLLLGLPIYVWQLKERHAAG, encoded by the coding sequence ATGTGCACCGCCCTGGTAGTGGGCAATATGATAGGTTCCGGCGTGTTTTTGCTGCCGGCTTCGCTGGCGCCGTTCGGCGGCGTATCGATGCTGGGCTGGCTCTTGACCTCCGGCGGCGCCATCTGCCTGGCGCTGGTGTTTGCCCGCCTGTCGGCCATCCTGCCGCGCGAAGGCGGTCCGTACGCCTACATTCACGCCGGCTTCGGCGATTTCGCCGGTTTCTGGATAGCCTGGGGCTACTGGATCGCGCTGTGGGCCGGCAATGCCGCGCTGGCCGTGGCCGCCACCAGTTATATGCAGGTCTTCTTTCCGGCGCTGGGCCATGACGAGCCGCTGGCCGGCGCCGTCGCCATCGGCCTGATCTGGATCGTCACCTGGATCAACAGCCGCGGCGCGCGCAGCTCCGGCATGGTCGCGGTGGTGACCACATTGCTGAAATTGCTGCCGCTGGCGGCGGTCACCTTTATCGGCTTCTTCCATTTCCAGCCGGACAATCTGGCGTTCAATCCGCACCACAAGCCGCTGCTGTCCTCGCTGTCGGCGACGATGGCGCTGACGCTGTGGGCCTTCCTGGGACTGGAGTCGGCCTCGGTGCCGGCCGGCGACGTGGTGGAACCGGAGAAGACCATCCCGCGCGCCACCGTGATCGGCACGCTGCTGGCCACCGTGCTCTACATCCTGTCCACGGTATCGTTGATGGGCTTGATGCCGGCCGACGTGCTGGCGGCCTCCCAGGCACCGTTCGCCGACGCCGCGCGGCTGATGTGGGGCGACTGGGGCTATTGGGCGGTCGGCTTCGGCGCGGTGGTGTCCTGCTTCGGCGCGCTGAACGGCTGGAGCCTGATGCAGGCGCATGTGCCGGCGGCGGCGGCCAAGGACGGCCTGTTCCCCAGCCGTTTCGGCCAGCGCAACGCGGCCGGCGTGCCCATCTTCGGCCTCTTGCTGTCCAGCGGCCTGGTCACCGTGCTGATGGCGATGAAGTACGCCGGCGGCGACAGCGGCGTCAAGATCTTCGAATTCATCATCCTGTTGGCCACCGCCACCACGCTGCTGCCGTACGCCTTCTGCTCGATGGCGCTGATCGCCATCATGCTGATGCGCGGCAAGGAGTTCTCCGCGCGCGATTTCGTGGCGCCCGGTTTCTTCGCCGGCATCGGCTTCGTCTACTCGCTGTGGGCGCTGTACGGCTCCGGCGCCGACATCGTGATGTGGGGCATGCTGCTCTTGCTGCTGGGCCTGCCTATCTATGTCTGGCAGTTGAAGGAGCGGCACGCGGCGGGCTAG
- the gcvT gene encoding glycine cleavage system aminomethyltransferase GcvT → MTAPKRTPLFEAHLAAGAKMVDFAGWEMPIHYGSQLKEHEIVRSDAGMFDVSHMTVVDITGSDAKSWLQKLISNDVAKLGFEGKALYSGMLTPEGTVVDDLIVYLTSYGYRMVVNAGTTDKDLAWMEGQKAGLDVALKVRRDLAMLAVQGPRAIEKVCAVKPELADAIGALKVFQGLPQGEWFYARTGYTGEDGLEIMVPADQAISFFNQLQAAGVAPIGLGARDTLRLEAGMNLYGHDMDETVSPLEAGMGWTIAWEPAERKFNGREALEAQKAAGVKMKQVGLVLEGRGVLREGLKVVVDGVGEGVITSGTFSPTLKHSIAIARVPAATGATAQVDLRGALTDVRVVKMPFVRNGKKVFE, encoded by the coding sequence ATGACGGCTCCGAAACGTACTCCGCTGTTTGAAGCCCACCTCGCCGCCGGCGCCAAGATGGTTGATTTCGCCGGTTGGGAAATGCCCATCCACTACGGTTCCCAGCTGAAAGAACACGAAATCGTCCGCAGCGACGCCGGCATGTTCGACGTTTCCCATATGACGGTGGTCGACATCACCGGCTCCGACGCCAAATCCTGGCTGCAAAAACTGATCTCCAACGACGTGGCCAAGCTCGGCTTCGAGGGCAAGGCGCTGTATTCCGGCATGCTGACCCCGGAAGGTACCGTCGTCGACGACCTGATCGTTTATCTGACGTCCTATGGCTACCGCATGGTGGTCAACGCCGGCACCACCGACAAGGACCTGGCCTGGATGGAGGGCCAGAAGGCCGGCCTCGACGTGGCGCTGAAAGTGCGCCGCGATCTGGCGATGCTGGCGGTGCAGGGTCCCCGGGCCATTGAAAAAGTCTGTGCCGTCAAACCGGAACTGGCCGACGCCATCGGCGCGCTGAAAGTGTTCCAGGGCCTGCCGCAGGGCGAATGGTTCTATGCCCGCACCGGCTACACCGGCGAGGACGGCCTGGAAATCATGGTGCCGGCCGATCAGGCCATTTCCTTCTTCAATCAATTGCAAGCCGCCGGCGTCGCGCCCATCGGCCTGGGCGCGCGCGACACGCTGCGCCTGGAGGCCGGCATGAATCTGTACGGCCACGACATGGACGAGACCGTGTCGCCGCTGGAAGCCGGCATGGGCTGGACCATCGCCTGGGAGCCGGCCGAGCGCAAGTTCAACGGCCGAGAGGCGCTGGAAGCTCAGAAGGCCGCCGGCGTGAAGATGAAGCAGGTGGGCCTGGTGCTGGAAGGCCGCGGCGTGCTGCGCGAGGGCCTGAAGGTGGTGGTGGATGGCGTGGGCGAAGGCGTGATCACCAGCGGCACCTTCTCGCCGACGCTGAAACACTCGATCGCCATCGCCCGCGTGCCGGCCGCCACCGGCGCCACCGCCCAGGTGGACCTGCGCGGCGCGCTGACCGATGTCCGCGTGGTCAAGATGCCTTTCGTGCGCAACGGCAAGAAAGTATTCGAATAA
- the gcvH gene encoding glycine cleavage system protein GcvH, with the protein MSNIPAELKYVDSHEWLRLEADGSVTVGITEHAQQLLGDIVFVELPKVGAVLARDEQAGVVESVKAASDVYCPIAGEVLAVNEELEGEPELANTDPYGDGWFFRIKPAKAADLDGLMDAAAYAKEIGA; encoded by the coding sequence ATGAGCAATATCCCCGCCGAACTGAAATACGTCGACAGCCACGAATGGCTGCGCCTGGAAGCCGACGGCTCCGTCACCGTCGGCATCACCGAGCACGCGCAGCAGCTGCTGGGCGACATCGTCTTCGTCGAGCTGCCCAAGGTCGGCGCCGTGCTGGCCCGCGATGAGCAGGCCGGCGTGGTGGAGTCGGTGAAGGCCGCTTCCGACGTCTACTGTCCGATCGCAGGCGAAGTGCTGGCCGTCAACGAGGAGCTGGAAGGCGAGCCGGAACTGGCCAACACCGACCCGTACGGCGACGGCTGGTTCTTCAGGATCAAGCCGGCCAAGGCCGCGGATCTCGACGGCCTGATGGACGCCGCCGCCTACGCCAAGGAAATCGGCGCCTGA
- the gcvP gene encoding aminomethyl-transferring glycine dehydrogenase produces the protein MSLSELFNRHEFIARHIGPSDAERAEMLAAVGVPSIDALVDQTLPADIRLNRRLDLPAPQPEAEALAALKAVASKNIVNKSFIGLGYYPVLTPTVILRNVLENPGWYTAYTPYQAEIAQGRLEALLNFQQMVIDLTGLEMANASLLDEATAAAEAMAMAKRVSKSKSVSFFVDSRVLPQTLDVMKTRAKYFGFELVSGHPEEAGNGDYFGALFQYPGEAGDLIDLTPHIAAIKAKGGVVAVAADVMALVALKSPAEMGADIALGNTQRFGVPMGFGGPHAAYFAFRDEMKRSAPGRIIGVSIDAKGKTALRMALQTREQHIRREKANSNICTSQVLLANIAGLYAVYHGAEGVKRIAARIHRLAAIFAHAVKEAGGKLVFDRFFDTVQVDAAKADAIYAAALAAGYNLRRAGKTVLGVAFHEAATEADLSRLIELFTGKPADLAQLDAAAQDAIPAALKRESAILSHPVFNTHHSEHEMLRYMKKLENRDLAMNHSMISLGSCTMKLNATSEMIPITWPEFANMHPFAPREQTVGYLQLIEGLQTQLKAITGFDAISMQPNSGAQGEYAGLLAISRYHESRGEGHRDICLIPQSAHGTNPATAQMMNMQVVVVKCDDAGNVDVADLKAKAEQHAANLAALMITYPSTHGVFEQGIKEICEIVHAHGGQVYMDGANLNAQVGLTRPADIGADVSHMNLHKTFCIPHGGGGPGMGPIGLKAHLAPFIANHVVAPVPGAVEGQTAVSAAPFGSASILPISYMYIAMMGAEGMKQATENALLSANYLATRLAEHFPVLYTGANGRVAHECIIDLRPLKAASGVTEVDVAKRLMDYGFHAPTMSFPVPGTLMIEPTESEPKAELDRFIAAMAAIRAEIAQVQDGAWPADNNPLCNAPHSKADIAGDWSRPYSREQGLFPLPYVLENKFWPSVNRIDDVYGDRNVVCSCPGMDAYQ, from the coding sequence ATGTCGCTCTCCGAACTCTTCAATCGCCACGAATTCATCGCCCGCCACATCGGGCCGTCAGACGCCGAGCGCGCCGAGATGCTGGCCGCCGTCGGCGTGCCGTCGATAGACGCGCTGGTCGACCAGACGCTGCCGGCCGACATCCGCCTGAACCGCCGGCTGGACCTGCCGGCGCCGCAGCCGGAAGCCGAGGCGCTGGCCGCGCTGAAGGCCGTGGCGTCCAAGAACATCGTCAACAAATCCTTTATCGGCCTGGGTTACTACCCGGTGCTGACGCCCACCGTCATCCTGCGCAATGTGCTGGAAAACCCGGGCTGGTATACCGCTTACACGCCGTACCAGGCTGAGATCGCCCAGGGCCGGCTGGAGGCGTTGTTGAACTTCCAGCAGATGGTGATAGACCTGACCGGCCTGGAAATGGCCAACGCGTCCTTGCTGGACGAGGCCACCGCCGCCGCCGAGGCGATGGCGATGGCGAAACGCGTGTCCAAGTCCAAATCCGTCAGCTTCTTCGTCGACAGCCGCGTGCTGCCGCAGACGCTGGACGTGATGAAGACCCGCGCCAAGTACTTCGGTTTCGAGCTGGTGTCGGGCCACCCGGAGGAGGCCGGCAACGGCGACTATTTCGGCGCGCTGTTCCAGTATCCGGGCGAGGCCGGCGACCTGATCGATCTGACTCCGCACATCGCCGCGATCAAGGCCAAGGGCGGCGTCGTCGCCGTCGCCGCCGACGTGATGGCGCTGGTGGCGCTGAAGTCGCCGGCCGAGATGGGCGCCGACATCGCGCTGGGCAATACCCAGCGCTTCGGCGTGCCGATGGGCTTCGGCGGTCCGCACGCCGCCTACTTCGCGTTCCGCGACGAGATGAAGCGCTCGGCGCCGGGCCGCATCATCGGCGTGTCCATCGACGCCAAGGGCAAGACCGCGCTGCGGATGGCGCTGCAGACCCGCGAACAGCACATCCGCCGCGAGAAGGCCAACTCCAACATCTGTACCAGCCAGGTATTGTTGGCGAATATCGCCGGCCTGTACGCCGTCTACCACGGCGCAGAGGGCGTCAAGCGCATCGCCGCCCGCATCCACCGTCTGGCGGCGATCTTCGCCCACGCGGTGAAGGAAGCAGGCGGCAAGCTGGTCTTCGACCGCTTCTTCGACACCGTGCAGGTGGACGCGGCCAAGGCCGACGCCATCTACGCCGCCGCGCTGGCCGCCGGCTACAATCTGCGCCGCGCCGGCAAGACCGTGTTGGGCGTGGCCTTCCACGAAGCGGCCACCGAAGCCGACCTGTCCCGGCTGATCGAGCTGTTCACCGGCAAGCCGGCCGACCTGGCCCAGCTTGACGCCGCCGCCCAGGACGCGATTCCGGCAGCGCTCAAGCGCGAATCGGCCATCCTGAGCCACCCGGTGTTCAACACCCACCATAGCGAGCACGAGATGCTGCGCTATATGAAGAAGCTGGAAAACCGCGATCTGGCGATGAACCACTCGATGATCTCGCTGGGCAGCTGCACGATGAAGCTGAACGCCACCAGCGAGATGATTCCGATCACCTGGCCGGAATTCGCCAATATGCACCCGTTCGCGCCGCGCGAGCAGACGGTCGGCTATCTGCAGCTGATCGAGGGTCTGCAGACGCAGTTGAAGGCGATCACCGGCTTCGATGCGATCTCGATGCAGCCGAACTCCGGCGCCCAGGGCGAGTACGCCGGCCTGCTGGCGATCAGCCGTTACCACGAGTCGCGCGGAGAGGGGCACCGCGACATCTGCCTGATCCCGCAATCGGCGCACGGCACCAATCCGGCCACCGCGCAGATGATGAATATGCAGGTGGTGGTGGTGAAGTGCGACGACGCCGGCAACGTCGACGTCGCCGATCTGAAGGCCAAGGCCGAGCAGCACGCCGCCAATCTGGCGGCGCTGATGATCACCTATCCATCCACCCACGGCGTGTTCGAGCAGGGCATCAAAGAGATCTGCGAGATCGTCCACGCGCACGGCGGCCAGGTCTACATGGACGGCGCCAACCTGAACGCCCAGGTGGGCCTGACCCGTCCGGCCGACATCGGCGCCGACGTGTCGCACATGAATCTGCACAAGACCTTCTGCATCCCGCACGGCGGCGGCGGCCCCGGCATGGGCCCGATCGGCCTGAAGGCCCATTTGGCGCCGTTCATCGCCAACCATGTGGTGGCGCCGGTGCCGGGCGCGGTGGAAGGCCAGACCGCGGTGTCCGCCGCGCCGTTCGGCTCCGCATCCATCCTGCCGATCTCCTATATGTATATCGCGATGATGGGCGCCGAGGGCATGAAGCAGGCCACCGAGAACGCGCTGTTGTCGGCCAACTACCTGGCCACCCGTCTGGCCGAGCACTTCCCGGTGCTGTACACCGGCGCCAATGGCCGCGTCGCGCATGAGTGCATCATCGATCTGCGCCCGCTGAAGGCGGCTTCCGGCGTGACCGAAGTCGATGTGGCCAAGCGTCTGATGGACTATGGCTTCCACGCGCCGACGATGAGCTTCCCGGTGCCGGGCACGCTGATGATAGAGCCGACCGAATCGGAGCCCAAGGCCGAGCTGGACCGCTTCATCGCCGCGATGGCGGCCATTCGCGCCGAGATCGCCCAGGTGCAGGACGGCGCGTGGCCGGCGGACAACAACCCGCTCTGCAACGCGCCGCACAGCAAGGCCGACATCGCTGGCGACTGGAGTCGTCCGTACAGCCGCGAGCAGGGTCTGTTCCCGCTGCCCTATGTGCTGGAGAACAAGTTCTGGCCGAGCGTGAACCGCATCGACGATGTCTATGGCGACCGCAACGTGGTGTGCAGTTGCCCCGGCATGGACGCTTACCAGTAA
- a CDS encoding bifunctional 2-polyprenyl-6-hydroxyphenol methylase/3-demethylubiquinol 3-O-methyltransferase UbiG has protein sequence MGAADFDGYYRNNGSFYGDKPSPFLVHYLEKYGVKGTGPGLDLGCGQGRNALYLASCGFSMCGVDESSEAVERLSAQAGERRLDVSAKVVNLANLEIEPRRYQVIVANTSLDHLDEASGHRLAQAMMDGLVPGGYLFVSVFMVNDPGCIVDGGQASETAAYVRHYYRPDELRQQFSSLALLAYQEEYALDVGHGLPHYHGIARLFGRNDQLRAV, from the coding sequence ATGGGTGCTGCAGATTTTGACGGATACTATCGCAATAACGGTTCTTTCTATGGAGACAAGCCGTCTCCGTTCCTGGTGCATTATCTGGAGAAGTATGGTGTGAAGGGCACCGGACCCGGGCTGGACCTGGGTTGCGGGCAGGGACGCAATGCGCTGTACCTGGCTTCCTGCGGTTTCTCGATGTGCGGCGTCGACGAATCTTCGGAGGCGGTGGAGCGGCTGAGCGCGCAGGCGGGCGAACGCCGGCTCGACGTCAGCGCCAAGGTGGTCAATCTGGCCAATCTGGAAATCGAGCCGCGGCGCTATCAGGTCATTGTCGCCAATACCTCGCTCGATCATCTGGACGAGGCGTCCGGCCATCGGCTGGCGCAGGCGATGATGGATGGGCTGGTGCCGGGCGGTTATCTGTTCGTGTCGGTTTTCATGGTCAATGACCCCGGTTGCATCGTCGACGGCGGACAAGCCAGCGAGACCGCCGCCTACGTCCGCCATTACTACCGGCCGGACGAATTGCGCCAGCAATTCTCGTCGTTGGCGCTGCTGGCCTACCAGGAAGAGTATGCGCTGGATGTCGGGCACGGCCTGCCGCACTATCACGGCATCGCCAGGTTGTTTGGCCGCAACGACCAGTTGCGGGCCGTCTGA
- a CDS encoding bifunctional diguanylate cyclase/phosphodiesterase, with product MPNNKVISWQGDKLEMLEALSLPVWVFDIDHKRVFWANGAALQLWGADSLAELRTRDMAADMSVSVAQRLGQYQQDFERDNAVFTESWTLYPNGLPQLLKVAFRGIRVDGRMMMFCEAQNTLSADPATLRSAEALMHTSTLITLYDGAGRALYRNPSARAKVAHAAEDWRGRFLHDADWQALKQGVVAAGEARRLAQVQTRLGTRWHEIAARACRDAISGQDALLVSEVDITDLKHAEARASFLANHDVLTGLPNRNGIRSECLPYLQQARRNGREVALMFIDLDRFKNVNDSLGHASGDELLIRMSGRLTQLLGHDDKVARLGGDEFLVMLAAPQAEARAQELGRRILQSLGMPVRLGGMDVSVSASIGVSLCGDGALDIEQMMRHADLAMYAAKDAGRNNLVFFTPALEARSQAQLALEHDIRRGLERGEFIAHFQPRVNVASGQVVGAEALARWQHPQRGLLMPDTFVSLCEDCGMILELGRQILLQAARQQRSWRERGLDLTVSVNLSACQFVDPALPALVAQVIADSGCQPERLELEITESVLLGHDEQTMRTLQALRDQGVRIAVDDFGTGYSNLAYLQRYPLTSLKIDRSFIADLDEKPAIAELITTLCRMMGLNMVAEGVETPRQLQWLAARGCQEYQGFLCSPALPAAAFAQLLL from the coding sequence ATGCCGAACAATAAAGTGATCTCCTGGCAGGGAGACAAACTGGAAATGCTGGAAGCCCTCAGCTTGCCGGTATGGGTGTTCGATATCGATCACAAGCGAGTGTTCTGGGCCAATGGCGCCGCGCTGCAGCTGTGGGGTGCGGACAGTCTGGCCGAGCTGCGCACCCGCGACATGGCGGCGGACATGTCGGTGTCGGTGGCTCAGCGGCTGGGTCAGTACCAGCAGGATTTCGAGCGCGACAACGCCGTGTTCACCGAAAGCTGGACATTGTATCCCAATGGATTGCCGCAACTGCTGAAAGTGGCGTTCCGCGGCATCCGCGTTGATGGCCGGATGATGATGTTCTGCGAGGCGCAGAACACGCTGAGCGCCGATCCGGCCACGCTGCGCAGCGCCGAGGCGCTGATGCACACCTCGACGCTGATCACCTTGTACGACGGCGCCGGACGGGCGCTATACCGCAATCCGTCGGCGCGGGCCAAGGTGGCGCACGCGGCGGAGGATTGGCGCGGCCGTTTTCTTCACGACGCCGACTGGCAGGCGTTGAAACAGGGCGTGGTCGCCGCCGGAGAGGCGCGCCGTCTGGCCCAGGTGCAGACCCGGCTGGGCACGCGCTGGCACGAGATCGCCGCGCGCGCCTGCCGCGACGCGATTTCGGGCCAGGACGCGCTCTTGGTCAGCGAGGTGGACATCACCGATCTGAAGCATGCCGAGGCGCGCGCCAGCTTCCTGGCCAACCACGATGTGCTGACCGGCCTGCCCAATCGCAACGGCATCCGCAGCGAATGCCTGCCTTATCTGCAGCAGGCCCGGCGCAATGGCCGCGAAGTGGCGCTGATGTTCATCGACCTGGATCGCTTCAAGAACGTCAACGATTCGCTGGGCCACGCCAGCGGCGACGAATTGCTGATCCGCATGAGCGGCCGGCTGACGCAGCTGCTCGGTCACGACGACAAGGTGGCGCGACTGGGCGGCGACGAATTCCTGGTGATGCTGGCGGCGCCTCAAGCCGAGGCCCGGGCCCAGGAGTTGGGGCGCCGAATCCTGCAAAGCCTGGGCATGCCTGTGCGGCTGGGCGGCATGGATGTCAGCGTGTCGGCGTCGATAGGCGTCAGCCTGTGCGGCGATGGCGCGCTCGATATCGAGCAGATGATGCGGCACGCCGATCTGGCGATGTATGCCGCCAAGGATGCCGGACGCAACAACCTGGTGTTCTTCACGCCGGCGCTGGAGGCGCGCAGCCAGGCGCAGCTGGCGCTGGAGCACGACATCCGCCGCGGCCTGGAGCGGGGGGAGTTCATCGCCCATTTCCAGCCCAGGGTCAATGTCGCCAGCGGCCAGGTGGTCGGGGCGGAGGCGCTGGCGCGCTGGCAGCATCCGCAGCGCGGCTTGCTGATGCCGGATACCTTCGTGTCCTTGTGCGAAGACTGCGGCATGATTCTGGAGCTGGGGCGGCAGATTCTGCTGCAGGCGGCGCGACAGCAGCGATCGTGGCGGGAGCGCGGCCTGGACCTGACGGTGTCGGTCAATCTGTCTGCCTGCCAGTTCGTCGATCCGGCGCTGCCGGCGCTGGTGGCCCAGGTCATCGCCGACAGCGGCTGCCAGCCCGAGCGGCTGGAACTGGAGATCACCGAGTCGGTGTTGCTGGGTCACGACGAGCAGACCATGCGCACGCTGCAGGCCTTGCGCGACCAGGGCGTGCGCATCGCGGTCGACGACTTCGGCACAGGCTATTCCAACCTGGCCTATCTGCAGCGCTACCCGCTGACCTCCTTGAAGATAGACCGATCGTTCATCGCCGATCTCGACGAGAAACCGGCGATCGCCGAGCTGATCACCACGCTGTGCCGGATGATGGGTCTGAACATGGTGGCGGAAGGCGTGGAGACGCCGCGGCAGCTGCAGTGGCTGGCCGCGCGAGGCTGCCAGGAATATCAGGGCTTCCTGTGCAGCCCGGCCCTGCCGGCGGCGGCGTTTGCGCAATTATTGCTGTGA